Genomic window (Psilocybe cubensis strain MGC-MH-2018 chromosome 1, whole genome shotgun sequence):
CATTCCCAGACTGGACTATCTTGTTGACTACCATGTTCTGGGCTGCTGGCTTGCTGTACTTAGgagcgttggcgttggcacAGCACGATTACCAGCGCACTTTTGCTGGTGAGTTCAAAAAGCATCAACAACTTCGCGAAAGCAGTTTGTACTAAGTTACTTGACACAGCCAACCATGGGCAATATAACGAAGGCTTATTCACACCAGCTGAAGACCTGTCAATCCTATCTGAAACCGAGTTTACGACGCTCAGCCATCCTGAATTCCCTCGTTACAGCGTGCGCGTCAAGAAGTCGCAATTCTGCGACGAGACAGTAAAGTAAGGTCACGGTGTAGTTGGGTGCGGCGTTGTTGCTGAGGGGCGCCTTTGAAAAAGGTCATACACGGGGTACATCGATATTGAAGCGCGCCATCTGTTCTTCTACTTCTTCGAGAGCAGAAACAACCCCGACAAAGACGATGTCATATTTTGGACCAACGGAGGTTCGTGTTAATTCAGGCAATGGGATATATATTGGATTAACCGTCGTAGGCCCTGGgtgctcttcttctctcGGGCTTTTCATGGAACTCGGTGAGTGCTACCCGCTGAATTTCGACTTGCAGGTGATTATATACATTCAAGGCCCCTGCAGAGTACTAGATGCTAACGGAACCAAATTCCACCCCGAATCGTGGAACTCGAACGCGAACATCTTCTTTGTCGACCAACCTATCGGTGTTGGATTTTCTTATGCAGACTATGGTGAAGTTGTGGTGCGTAACGCGCCCCTAAATTGCCCCGACGTCCCCATTAACTTTATGATTAGAGCACGACAGAGGAAGCCGCGAAGGATATAGCTGCATTCGTTGCCATTTTCTTCGAGAACTTTAGCAAATTCAAGGGCAGAGCATTCCACATGGCCGGCGAATCGTACGGGGGTCGCTACATTCCTGTTTTCGCAGCAGAAGTTTACGACCAGAACAAGAAGCTTGTAGAGGCCGGAATGACCCCAATTAATCTCACTTCTATCATGATCGGTACGTTCTATAATGGTTGTTGTACCTAACGCTTTTTCTGAAGCAAAATTGCATACAGGAAACGGAATCACTGACTTTTACACCATGATTCCATCGTACTACGACATGGCATGCACCCCCGCATCTGTAGCGCCGATTCTTGACATTTCGTGAGTCTATCAATGGATCATGTTGTTGCAATTCTGAGTCGCTAATTTATACAAGAACATGCACTCGCATGAAGCAAACGGTCAGCATCATCCACTTGGCGCGCAAAAGCACTCCTCATATCTCATTTATAACCTCCTCCAGATCCCAAGATGCAAGAAATGGTTGAAAGAATCATGTGTCGACCAACTTGACGCCATCTCATGCGAAGCCGCAAATGTATTTTGTTCTCAAGAGCTCTCTGCCCCCTTCTTTAGTTCCAGTAAGCTGATATTTGAATCCAAAAAAAGCGTCATCACTAACAACCAGACAGCCAAGAACCCTTACGACATCAGTCGTGACTGTGAAGGTGAAATCAGCGACACACTATGCTACCCAGTCACCAAGTACGTCTTTACCCCAATTCTCAAAAGATTTCACTCTCACAAATACATCAGGCACATTTCATCATTCCTCGATCGCGCCGACGTGCGCTCGACGCTCGGCGTCGACCCGTCCATCACAGCCAACTTCTCGTCGTGCTCCAACGACGTCGGTTCGCGGTTCTACGCCAAACTGGACGAATTCCACCCGACGCACCACTATGTGTCCGCTCTGCTCGACCGCGGCGTCCGCGCGCTCATCTATGTCGGACGTAACGATTGGATATGCAACCACGTCGGGAACGAGCGATGGACGCTCGAGTTCGAATGGAACGGTCACAAAGAGTTCAGCGTGCTGCCTCTGAGGGAGTGGAGTGTTGCTGGCAAGAAGGCGGGCATGACTAGGAGTGCCAAGGGTCTGACGTACGCCACAATCGACGGTGCAGGACATATGGTTCGTGTCTTTCCTCATTTTCGATGTTATCAACCTCATCAAAACCATCGTAGGTTCCTTATGACAAACCCAAGGAGGCCCTCGAGCTCGTCAATAGATGGTTGGGAAACCAAGATCTGTAACCAATGCTGATAGTACAAATATTCCATACATAACCTATGCAATATACTTATACACGCTTCTATCGGTTTCGCTTCTTTCGAGATATTCCGTCTCCACGAGGGTGTCGATTCGCCTCTTGATGGTTTCGACTTGTGGCACAAAGTGGTTCTTGACCGCGTCGATAGTCGCCGCCTTAAGCTGTTCATAGGTCATTTCTTTGCGGGCCTTCATCACGCGCACAATCGCAGCGTCGAGGTAATGCTTCCTGTCATCCTCAATGGATGCGTTGGTCTTCTTAGATTCCTCGGGCTACGAGTCAGGGGTGATCAGAGCCTTAAATTACGACAGTGATATTATTATCAATTACTCACCGAGACTTTCGCTTGAATAGAGTTAATGTGTACTTTAGGATGAGGATCCTTGAAGTCGGGGTTGAAGTGGAACACGTCGGTATCGTCGACATCCCTTCCAACCGGAACCTTCTTAAGAACCTTTTTCTTCCCGCAAGCTAGACTCTGCAAAGTCCTCTTCAATTCGGCTTCGTCTAAGAAAGTATGACAAGGATGATGAGATCTCCTTATGAGCACCTTCAAATAAGATAACGGTGCGTACCCATGCTTGTTTGCTCTTTGATATCAGCATACGGAATTTCGGGAGATTCATTGAATAAAAGCAGAACGATAGCCTGGTACAAACTGACAGTCAGCTCCTTGGCCCCAGTATTGAACCTTGCTTTCAGAGTGGCGGTGCCGAGAGAGTGGTTCCACGCAAGGACATGTCCAGTATGCTTTGATTTGTAGTAATCCGTATATTTCGTGAGTTCCTCTTGCATCTATAAGTAGAAATGATAAGTTAGACGGAATATCGAGCACAGATACAACAGGCGTGACTTACGCCGGGGGGCAGGTCGATAGAATCTTTCTGGGCAGAAAATGGCCATGCGCTCCTTTGCAGGACCATGGCCGTGAGTTTATGCCCTGGGCTATCCTCTGGCAATCGGCTATGGTATTCGCGAATGGACTCCCTTGATAGAGCAAGGTCTTTAAACATATCTTCTCCCATACCAAACTCTGGGTCGTATTCTGTAAAAAGAGAAGGTCAGGACAAAAAATACATGATTAGACGGAAAGAAACTTACTCTCtttcaacttcttcaacatAGCCTTTTCAAAATCATCTGAGGCACTCTTCTCCAGGAGCAACCTCTTCGCAAGACCTCGATGATAGAATGTCCTAAACACATCTTTGTCGTCCGTATAGCGATACAGTGCAAGAACTTTGTCCAACATGTCTTGGAACTCGGCGTCGCTAAGTTTTCCCTGCCCTTTACGCATAGATTTGTCGACATACTTGGCAATCATCTCTGCAGGCTTCGATCGGCGGGACTTGAACCCTATTGTGAACGCATCTGTCAGCGCGTATAGGAATTGTTGGTCAGGCTGTTTTGCGGGCAGCTCGCTGGCAGAGGCAATTGGTGTGATGGGAATATTGGAAGAATTCGTGACAGTTACTTGGCTCTTCTCGGCCAAGAATGAGCGGGTAGTAGCTTGGTCGGCCACGTCCTTGAAGTCTAGAAGACGCTGAACCATATCGTCATCCCTGTCGACATCTTGGACAATGTTGGCTACCCTTGTCTGGAGAAACAGTCAGGGGATATAGATTAATGGAAAATAAATAACTAACATACCCTTATATGTGCTGCGAATGCATCGCACAGAGCTTTCGTCCCGTCAACTCTGGAGAAGAGTGCATACATGGAACCCAGTTTTTCAAAGTTCTTGGTATCCATGTAGGATGAAAGAGCTTGGTGAGGTGGATCAGCTTAAGTATTTCAAGATATACAAGAGAACATACTAGCATTTGCCAGCCATTCCAATCTGCCTTTCCACAGAGAATTCTCTGTTACCTCTCGTACAATGCTCCATGTTGCGACAGGTAAAACAGCATTGCTGCGTTCAATTTCCTCTCTGATTCGCGCGCTAGCTTCGTCAAAGAAAAGCTGGGGATCGGCTTTCAGAGCGACTGATTTAAACGATGATTCTTCCAGGTAAAAAGTACGCGTAATGTCAATGTAATACTCTTCGAATGGTGAGTACTGGTGATGGCGAAGGAGATGTTCGATCAGAGCAGGGATCACTTCGCGATCTCGGTGGGGTCGACTGACAGCAAATTAGAGGATGCTCAAGGAAAAAGAATGATATTATACTTGTTTGCTCGCTCCCAATTAAGCCATGATTTCACATCACTTCGCATTCTCCCAATGACTTGAGCATTTCCAAAGATGGTTGAGGCAACCATCGAATAGGCGAGATCGCTGGGTAGAGGTGAGATCCAAGCAAAACTCGATGCGGCCAACAACCTCACTGGATGCTCTGAACATTCTTTTCGCGGATAACATAAACTTGGTCCAAGTATGTCAAGAGAGATATCAAAAGAGACTATGTCCGTCGTTCAGCAACGTTACTCGGGTCTGAATAGTAAAACTCACGATCTGAGTCTCTAGCCATTTCAACGCAGCATTAAAAGAGAATAGCCATGTCATTTCTTTCTCAGGAGACGACAATAAGTTCCTTGACAATTGGCCGATCGATTGTTGCAGTTCAATCTTCAAAATATTGTACAACTGTTCTCCAcagtcggagtcggagacAACGCTGTGGCATGTATTGTAAATGTTTTCATAGGTGGCAGGGATGATATCGTGTGGGCCAGGTTCGCGTGTCAATATCGTTTTGATACATCTTCGGAGTACATTCAATTGCTTTTCTTTGGGATTCTCCTTGGATTCTAGAGAAGAATGAGGCACTATCTTGTCAAGATTATGGAGTACACACTATAATCCCCAATCACTCGGATTTGGAGTGACCCTCCGATGTGCGTTGTTGTCTTTGATctagaagcagaagcagaatcAGAATCGGCGGTCAACCGCGCAACTTTGCGAGGAGGAGATGCCGACCCTTCATTCTGTTCTGTGACTACTGTCGGACGTAGGGCAGTTAAGCCCTCCGAGGTCTTTGGCAGGGAAAGCAAAGCAAATAAGGTAGCCATGTCTTTGGTCGTCCACAATCGCAAAATATTGCAATGGGATGTGGACCGTGGTTAGTCCTGAGAGCAGGAAGTGCTCATCGTTccagacgatgacgacggaCTTTGACATTCTCACGAATGCACGTGGTATTTACCCCTAACATTGAATGCACTGACCTACGACTTCAAACTTCTTGCTGCAAGTTCCTTGAGCAACCTGGAATCGGTCCACTGATTTTATACGGGA
Coding sequences:
- a CDS encoding Carboxypeptidase Y-like protein A (Carboxypeptidase Y homolog A), with translation MFWAAGLLYLGALALAQHDYQRTFAANHGQYNEGLFTPAEDLSILSETEFTTLSHPEFPRYSVRVKKSQFCDETVKSYTGYIDIEARHLFFYFFESRNNPDKDDVIFWTNGGPGCSSSLGLFMELGPCRVLDANGTKFHPESWNSNANIFFVDQPIGVGFSYADYGEVVSTTEEAAKDIAAFVAIFFENFSKFKGRAFHMAGESYGGRYIPVFAAEVYDQNKKLVEAGMTPINLTSIMIGNGITDFYTMIPSYYDMACTPASVAPILDISTCTRMKQTIPRCKKWLKESCVDQLDAISCEAANVFCSQELSAPFFSSTKNPYDISRDCEGEISDTLCYPVTKHISSFLDRADVRSTLGVDPSITANFSSCSNDVGSRFYAKLDEFHPTHHYVSALLDRGVRALIYVGRNDWICNHVGNERWTLEFEWNGHKEFSVLPLREWSVAGKKAGMTRSAKGLTYATIDGAGHMVPYDKPKEALELVNRWLGNQDL
- a CDS encoding Cullin-4, whose protein sequence is MATLFALLSLPKTSEGLTALRPTVVTEQNEGSASPPRKVARLTADSDSASASRSKTTTHIGGSLQIRVIGDYKSKENPKEKQLNVLRRCIKTILTREPGPHDIIPATYENIYNTCHSVVSDSDCGEQLYNILKIELQQSIGQLSRNLLSSPEKEMTWLFSFNAALKWLETQISLLISLLTYLDQVYVIREKNVQSIHDLAYSMVASTIFGNAQVIGRMRSDVKSWLNWERANNRPHRDREVIPALIEHLLRHHQYSPFEEYYIDITRTFYLEESSFKSVALKADPQLFFDEASARIREEIERSNAVLPVATWSIVREVTENSLWKGRLEWLANATLSSYMDTKNFEKLGSMYALFSRVDGTKALCDAFAAHIRTRVANIVQDVDRDDDMVQRLLDFKDVADQATTRSFLAEKSQVTVTNSSNIPITPIASASELPAKQPDQQFLYALTDAFTIGFKSRRSKPAEMIAKYVDKSMRKGQGKLSDAEFQDMLDKVLALYRYTDDKDVFRTFYHRGLAKRLLLEKSASDDFEKAMLKKLKEKYDPEFGMGEDMFKDLALSRESIREYHSRLPEDSPGHKLTAMVLQRSAWPFSAQKDSIDLPPGMQEELTKYTDYYKSKHTGHVLAWNHSLGTATLKARFNTGAKELTVSLYQAIVLLLFNESPEIPYADIKEQTSMDEAELKRTLQSLACGKKKVLKKVPVGRDVDDTDVFHFNPDFKDPHPKVHINSIQAKVSPEESKKTNASIEDDRKHYLDAAIVRVMKARKEMTYEQLKAATIDAVKNHFVPQVETIKRRIDTLVETEYLERSETDRSVYKYIA